A single window of Gymnogyps californianus isolate 813 chromosome 16, ASM1813914v2, whole genome shotgun sequence DNA harbors:
- the TBX3 gene encoding T-box transcription factor TBX3 isoform X1 encodes MNIPMRDPVIPGTSMAYHPFLPHRAPDFAMSAVLGHQPPFFPALALPPNGAAALSLPGALAKPIMDQLVGAAETGIPFSSLGHQAAAHLRPLKTLEPEEEVEDDPKVHLEAKELWEQFHKRGTEMVITKSGRRMFPPFKVRCTGLDKKAKYILLMDIVAADDCRYKFHNSRWMVAGKADPEMPKRMYIHPDSPATGEQWMSKVVTFHKLKLTNNISDKHGFTILNSMHKYQPRFHIVRANDILKLPYSTFRTYVFPETEFIAVTAYQNDKITQLKIDNNPFAKGFRDTGNGRREKRKQLTLQSMRVYDERQKKENPTSDESSNEQTAFKCFAQSSCPAVPAVGTSSLKDLCPSEGDSDADSKDDPLLEANESGKISTTTATTPAPASSAAAAGDDPREKGGSPSKSHFFPGDSAGSRSRERTEKAPPDSRHSPSTISSSTRGGSLSGEELKSPLRDGPKVDENRLLGKEPFAPLTVQTDSTAHLSQGHLQNLGFPPALAGQQFFNPLGNGHPLLLHPGQFAMGGAFSGMAAGMGPLLATVSGASAGVSGLDNTVMATAAAQGLSGASAAALPFHLQQHVLASQGLAMSPFGSLFPYPYTYMAAAAAASSAASSSVHRHPFLNAVRPRLRYSPYPLPVPLPDGSSLLTTALPGLAAGSGEGKAGGLTTSPGSVPLDSASDLTSRSSTLSSGSVSLSPKLGADKEAATSELQNIQRLVSGLDPKQDRSRSGSP; translated from the exons ATGAATATACCGATGAGAGATCCAGTAATCCCTGGGACAAGCATGGCTTATCATCCTTTTTTACCTCATCGGGCACCGGACTTTGCCATGAGCGCTGTGTTGGGACATCagcctcccttcttcccggctCTGGCTTTGCCTCCCAACGGGGCGGCCGCCCTCTCCCTTCCCGGGGCTCTGGCTAAACCCATCATGGATCAGTTAGTGGGGGCTGCAGAGACTGGTatccccttttcttccctggGTCACCAGGCAGCAGCCCATCTGAGGCCTTTAAAAACTCTGGAGCCAGAAGAAGAGGTGGAAGATGACCCGAAAGTGCATCTGGAAGCCAAAGAGCTTTGGGAGCAATTCCATAAAAGAGGCACGGAGATGGTGATTACCAAATCGGGAAG GAGAATGTTTCCTCCATTTAAAGTGAGATGCACTGGACTGGATAAAAAGGCCAAGTACATTTTATTGATGGATATTGTGGCGGCTGATGATTGTAGGTACAAATTCCATAATTCCCGGTGGATGGTAGCCGGCAAAGCTGACCCTGAAATGCCAAAGAGAATGTACATCCACCCGGACAGCCCGGCCACCGGCGAACAATGGATGTCCAAAGTCGTCACCTTTCACAAGCTGAAGCTCACTAACAACATCTCTGACAAGCACGGCTTT aCCATTTTAAACTCCATGCACAAGTACCAGCCCCGGTTCCACATCGTCCGAGCCAACGATATTCTCAAGCTTCCCTATAGCACGTTCAGGACCTACGTTTTCCCGGAGACTGAATTCATCGCAGTGACCGCATACCAGAATGATAAG ATCACTCAATTAAAAATTGACAACAACCCCTTTGCCAAAGGTTTTCGAGACACCGGGaatggaaggagggaaaaaag GAAGCAGCTGACCCTGCAGTCCATGCGGGTGTACGACGAgaggcagaagaaggaaaaccCCACCTCGGACGAGTCGTCCAACGAGCAGACGGCCTTCAAGTGCTTCGCCCAGTCCTCCTGCCCCGCCGTGCCCGCCGTCGGCACCTCCAGCCTCAAAG ATCTCTGCCCCAGCGAGGGAGACAGCGATGCAGACAGCAAAGACGATCCCTTGCTAGAAGCCAACGAGTCGGGCAAAATCAGCACGACCACCGCCACCACCCCAGCGCCGGCCAGCTCCGCCGCGGCCGCGGGAGACGACCCCCGGGAGAAGGGGGGCAGCCCCTCCAAAAGCCACTTTTTCCCCGGTGACTCGGCGGGGAGTCGGAGCCGAGAGAGGACGGAGAAAGCCCCTCCGGACTCCCGGCACAGCCCGTCTACTATCTCTTCCAGCACCCGGGGGGGAAGCCTGAGCGGCGAGGAACTAAAAAGCCCCCTCAGGGATGGTCCCAAAGTAGATGAGAACCGGCTGCTGGGTAAAGAGCCCTTCGCCCCCCTCACGGTCCAGACCGACAGCACGGCCCACCTGAGCCAGGGACACTTGCAGAACCTCggcttcccccctgccctggccGGCCAGCAGTTCTTCAACCCGCTGGGGAACGGGCACCCGCTACTGCTGCACCCCGGGCAGTTCGCCATGGGGGGGGCTTTCTCCGGCATGGCCGCGGGTATGGGGCCGCTGCTCGCCACCGTCTCCGGGGCATCCGCCGGTGTCTCGGGACTGGACAACACGGTCATGGCCACGGCGGCGGCCCAGGGACTCTCGGGAGCATCGGCGGCTGCTTTGCCTTTCCATCTGCAGCAGCACGTCCTGGCTTCTCAG GGCCTGGCCATGTCTCCCTTCGGAAGCCTCTTCCCCTACCCGTACACCTacatggcggcggcggccgccgcctccAGCGCCGCCTCCAGCTCGGTGCACCGGCACCCCTTCCTCAACGCCGTGCGGCCGCGGCTCCGCTACAGCCCCTACCCGCTGCCCGTCCCCCTGCCCGACGGCAGCAGCCTCCTCACCACCGCCCTGCCCGGCCTGGCCGCCGGCTCCGGCGAGGGCAAAGCGGGGGGGTTGACCACCAGCCCCGGTTCCGTGCCCCTGGACTCCGCCTCGGACCTCACCAGCCGCTCATCCACCCTCTCCTCCGGGTCCgtctccctctcccccaaacTGGGTGCAGACAAGGAGGCGGCCACCAGCGAACTGCAAAACATCCAGCGCCTGGTCAGTGGGCTCGACCCCAAGCAGGACAGATCCCGTAGCGGCTCCCCGTAA
- the TBX3 gene encoding T-box transcription factor TBX3 isoform X2: MNIPMRDPVIPGTSMAYHPFLPHRAPDFAMSAVLGHQPPFFPALALPPNGAAALSLPGALAKPIMDQLVGAAETGIPFSSLGHQAAAHLRPLKTLEPEEEVEDDPKVHLEAKELWEQFHKRGTEMVITKSGRRMFPPFKVRCTGLDKKAKYILLMDIVAADDCRYKFHNSRWMVAGKADPEMPKRMYIHPDSPATGEQWMSKVVTFHKLKLTNNISDKHGFVSVCTILNSMHKYQPRFHIVRANDILKLPYSTFRTYVFPETEFIAVTAYQNDKITQLKIDNNPFAKGFRDTGNGRREKRKQLTLQSMRVYDERQKKENPTSDESSNEQTAFKCFAQSSCPAVPAVGTSSLKDLCPSEGDSDADSKDDPLLEANESGKISTTTATTPAPASSAAAAGDDPREKGGSPSKSHFFPGDSAGSRSRERTEKAPPDSRHSPSTISSSTRGGSLSGEELKSPLRDGPKVDENRLLGKEPFAPLTVQTDSTAHLSQGHLQNLGFPPALAGQQFFNPLGNGHPLLLHPGQFAMGGAFSGMAAGMGPLLATVSGASAGVSGLDNTVMATAAAQGLSGASAAALPFHLQQHVLASQGLAMSPFGSLFPYPYTYMAAAAAASSAASSSVHRHPFLNAVRPRLRYSPYPLPVPLPDGSSLLTTALPGLAAGSGEGKAGGLTTSPGSVPLDSASDLTSRSSTLSSGSVSLSPKLGADKEAATSELQNIQRLVSGLDPKQDRSRSGSP, translated from the exons ATGAATATACCGATGAGAGATCCAGTAATCCCTGGGACAAGCATGGCTTATCATCCTTTTTTACCTCATCGGGCACCGGACTTTGCCATGAGCGCTGTGTTGGGACATCagcctcccttcttcccggctCTGGCTTTGCCTCCCAACGGGGCGGCCGCCCTCTCCCTTCCCGGGGCTCTGGCTAAACCCATCATGGATCAGTTAGTGGGGGCTGCAGAGACTGGTatccccttttcttccctggGTCACCAGGCAGCAGCCCATCTGAGGCCTTTAAAAACTCTGGAGCCAGAAGAAGAGGTGGAAGATGACCCGAAAGTGCATCTGGAAGCCAAAGAGCTTTGGGAGCAATTCCATAAAAGAGGCACGGAGATGGTGATTACCAAATCGGGAAG GAGAATGTTTCCTCCATTTAAAGTGAGATGCACTGGACTGGATAAAAAGGCCAAGTACATTTTATTGATGGATATTGTGGCGGCTGATGATTGTAGGTACAAATTCCATAATTCCCGGTGGATGGTAGCCGGCAAAGCTGACCCTGAAATGCCAAAGAGAATGTACATCCACCCGGACAGCCCGGCCACCGGCGAACAATGGATGTCCAAAGTCGTCACCTTTCACAAGCTGAAGCTCACTAACAACATCTCTGACAAGCACGGCTTTGTGA GCGTGTGC aCCATTTTAAACTCCATGCACAAGTACCAGCCCCGGTTCCACATCGTCCGAGCCAACGATATTCTCAAGCTTCCCTATAGCACGTTCAGGACCTACGTTTTCCCGGAGACTGAATTCATCGCAGTGACCGCATACCAGAATGATAAG ATCACTCAATTAAAAATTGACAACAACCCCTTTGCCAAAGGTTTTCGAGACACCGGGaatggaaggagggaaaaaag GAAGCAGCTGACCCTGCAGTCCATGCGGGTGTACGACGAgaggcagaagaaggaaaaccCCACCTCGGACGAGTCGTCCAACGAGCAGACGGCCTTCAAGTGCTTCGCCCAGTCCTCCTGCCCCGCCGTGCCCGCCGTCGGCACCTCCAGCCTCAAAG ATCTCTGCCCCAGCGAGGGAGACAGCGATGCAGACAGCAAAGACGATCCCTTGCTAGAAGCCAACGAGTCGGGCAAAATCAGCACGACCACCGCCACCACCCCAGCGCCGGCCAGCTCCGCCGCGGCCGCGGGAGACGACCCCCGGGAGAAGGGGGGCAGCCCCTCCAAAAGCCACTTTTTCCCCGGTGACTCGGCGGGGAGTCGGAGCCGAGAGAGGACGGAGAAAGCCCCTCCGGACTCCCGGCACAGCCCGTCTACTATCTCTTCCAGCACCCGGGGGGGAAGCCTGAGCGGCGAGGAACTAAAAAGCCCCCTCAGGGATGGTCCCAAAGTAGATGAGAACCGGCTGCTGGGTAAAGAGCCCTTCGCCCCCCTCACGGTCCAGACCGACAGCACGGCCCACCTGAGCCAGGGACACTTGCAGAACCTCggcttcccccctgccctggccGGCCAGCAGTTCTTCAACCCGCTGGGGAACGGGCACCCGCTACTGCTGCACCCCGGGCAGTTCGCCATGGGGGGGGCTTTCTCCGGCATGGCCGCGGGTATGGGGCCGCTGCTCGCCACCGTCTCCGGGGCATCCGCCGGTGTCTCGGGACTGGACAACACGGTCATGGCCACGGCGGCGGCCCAGGGACTCTCGGGAGCATCGGCGGCTGCTTTGCCTTTCCATCTGCAGCAGCACGTCCTGGCTTCTCAG GGCCTGGCCATGTCTCCCTTCGGAAGCCTCTTCCCCTACCCGTACACCTacatggcggcggcggccgccgcctccAGCGCCGCCTCCAGCTCGGTGCACCGGCACCCCTTCCTCAACGCCGTGCGGCCGCGGCTCCGCTACAGCCCCTACCCGCTGCCCGTCCCCCTGCCCGACGGCAGCAGCCTCCTCACCACCGCCCTGCCCGGCCTGGCCGCCGGCTCCGGCGAGGGCAAAGCGGGGGGGTTGACCACCAGCCCCGGTTCCGTGCCCCTGGACTCCGCCTCGGACCTCACCAGCCGCTCATCCACCCTCTCCTCCGGGTCCgtctccctctcccccaaacTGGGTGCAGACAAGGAGGCGGCCACCAGCGAACTGCAAAACATCCAGCGCCTGGTCAGTGGGCTCGACCCCAAGCAGGACAGATCCCGTAGCGGCTCCCCGTAA